In Lemur catta isolate mLemCat1 chromosome 1, mLemCat1.pri, whole genome shotgun sequence, one DNA window encodes the following:
- the SMIM7 gene encoding small integral membrane protein 7 isoform X2, whose amino-acid sequence MIGDILLFGTLLMNAGAVLNFKLKKKDTQGFGEESREPSTGDNIREFLLSLRYFRIFIALWNVFMMFCMIVLFGS is encoded by the exons ATGATCGGAGACATCCTGTTGTTCGG GACGCTGCTGATGAATGCCGGGGCGGTGCTCAACTTTAAGCT gaaaaagaagGACACGCAGGGCTTTGGAGAGGAATCGAGGGAGCCCAGCACAG GAGACAACATCCGGGAATTCTTACTGAGCCTCAGATATTTTCGAATCTTCATCGCCCTGTGGAATGTCTTCATGATGTTCTGCATGATCGT